A stretch of candidate division KSB1 bacterium DNA encodes these proteins:
- a CDS encoding cation acetate symporter, with amino-acid sequence MGIQAWTYTLVFLSFALYIGIAIWSRAKSTSDFYVAGKHVSPLANGMATAADWMSAASFISMAGLISFMGRDGSVYLLGWTGGYVLLALLLAPYLRKFGKYTVPDFVGERYYSQAARLVAVVCAIFISFTYVAGQMRGVGVVFSRFLEVDITVGVIIGMAIVFFYAVIGGMKGITYTQVAQYCVLIFAYMVPAIFISILLTGNVIPQFGFGSTLGDGSGTYLLDKLDQLNRDLGFHAYTSGSKGTLDVFCITAALMVGTAGLPHVIIRFFTVPKVRDARLSAGYALLFIAILYTTAPAVAAFARTNFINTIHNTPYSEAPQWFKNWQKTGLVDWVDKNSDGTMQYFGDAAGQKESQQNEITVDRDIIVLANPEIAKLPNWVIALVAAGGLAAALSTAAGLLLVISTSISHDLLKKVLMPQIVERQELLYARLAAGTAVIIAGYFGINPPGFVAQVVAFAFGLAASSFFPIIILGIFYKRMNKEGAIAGMVTGILFTAGYIIYFKFINPEANSSENWLFGISPEGIGIIGMFLNASVALLVSKMTPAPPEEVQKMIEDIRIPGSMDGTV; translated from the coding sequence ATGGGAATTCAGGCATGGACTTACACGCTGGTTTTTTTATCTTTTGCACTTTATATTGGTATCGCAATTTGGTCAAGAGCAAAATCTACAAGTGATTTTTACGTGGCTGGCAAGCATGTCTCTCCACTCGCGAATGGCATGGCGACTGCAGCGGACTGGATGTCGGCAGCCTCATTCATTTCAATGGCAGGACTTATTTCTTTCATGGGCCGCGACGGCAGCGTTTATCTGTTGGGTTGGACCGGCGGCTACGTATTACTGGCGCTGCTCTTAGCGCCTTATCTGCGCAAGTTCGGTAAATACACGGTTCCGGATTTTGTCGGTGAACGCTACTATTCGCAAGCGGCGAGACTTGTCGCGGTGGTTTGTGCCATCTTTATTTCATTTACTTACGTCGCCGGACAAATGCGCGGCGTGGGCGTGGTCTTCTCCCGCTTTCTGGAAGTCGATATTACCGTCGGGGTTATCATTGGTATGGCGATTGTATTTTTTTATGCGGTCATTGGCGGTATGAAAGGCATTACTTACACGCAAGTTGCGCAGTACTGCGTGCTGATTTTTGCCTACATGGTTCCTGCTATTTTTATCTCAATTCTGCTCACCGGCAACGTGATTCCGCAGTTTGGTTTTGGCAGTACTTTAGGCGACGGCTCCGGGACTTATTTATTGGACAAGCTGGATCAACTCAACCGGGATCTTGGCTTCCATGCTTATACCTCAGGCAGCAAAGGGACGCTGGATGTCTTTTGCATCACCGCAGCGCTGATGGTTGGCACTGCAGGACTTCCACATGTTATCATCCGGTTTTTTACAGTTCCCAAAGTAAGAGACGCCCGTTTATCCGCAGGGTACGCTTTGCTGTTTATTGCAATTCTTTATACAACCGCGCCCGCAGTGGCGGCCTTTGCACGCACGAACTTTATTAACACGATTCATAACACGCCGTATAGCGAGGCCCCGCAGTGGTTTAAAAACTGGCAGAAGACAGGATTGGTTGACTGGGTGGACAAGAACTCCGACGGCACTATGCAGTACTTTGGGGACGCAGCCGGCCAAAAAGAATCTCAGCAAAACGAAATCACTGTCGATCGCGATATTATTGTACTTGCGAATCCAGAAATCGCGAAACTACCGAACTGGGTGATTGCTTTGGTTGCGGCAGGCGGTTTAGCAGCGGCTTTGTCTACTGCTGCAGGGCTGCTTCTGGTCATTTCAACATCGATTTCGCATGATTTACTAAAGAAAGTCTTGATGCCACAAATCGTCGAACGGCAGGAGCTGCTTTATGCCAGACTGGCCGCGGGGACGGCTGTGATCATCGCTGGTTATTTTGGCATTAATCCGCCCGGGTTTGTCGCACAGGTCGTAGCGTTCGCCTTTGGTTTGGCTGCTTCCTCGTTTTTCCCGATTATTATTCTTGGAATTTTTTATAAAAGAATGAATAAAGAAGGCGCCATCGCTGGAATGGTAACGGGAATCCTGTTTACGGCCGGATATATCATCTATTTCAAATTTATTAATCCAGAAGCCAACAGCAGTGAAAACTGGCTGTTTGGCATTTCACCGGAAGGGATTGGCATTATCGGGATGTTCCTTAATGCCTCGGTTGCGCTGCTGGTTTCAAAAATGACGCCGGCTCCTCCGGAAGAAGTCCAAAAAATGATCGAAGATATTCGAATCCCGGGAAGTATGGACGGAACTGTTTGA
- a CDS encoding DUF4212 domain-containing protein, which produces MDISKSQKYWRKNLKYVSILLTIWFTVSYGFSILLVNQLDQFRFAGFKLGFWFAQQGSIYVFVVLIFVYVFLMNRLDREFGVDETQGNR; this is translated from the coding sequence ATGGATATTTCAAAAAGTCAGAAGTATTGGCGTAAAAATTTAAAATATGTTAGCATTCTTCTAACGATTTGGTTTACCGTATCTTACGGGTTCAGCATTCTCCTCGTAAACCAGCTCGATCAATTTCGATTTGCAGGATTTAAGCTGGGCTTCTGGTTTGCTCAACAAGGTTCTATCTATGTTTTTGTGGTGCTGATCTTTGTTTATGTTTTTTTAATGAACCGCCTTGACAGAGAATTCGGTGTGGACGAAACACAGGGGAACCGATAA
- a CDS encoding ion transporter, which translates to MSTTENQNLTLRRRLHEIIFEADTPSGKCFDIVLIASILLSVIAVMLDSVQAVRSEYGDILFLLEWGFTLLFTIEYFLRLYCVGRPRLYATSFYGIVDILAILPTYVSLLLPGSQFLLVIRILRVLRIFRVFKLVQYLGEVNLLLKALRASGRKIAVFLFAVLTLVTIFGSLMYIIEDAENGFTSIPRSMYWAIVTLTTVGYGDIAPRTEIGQALAAIIMICGYAMLAVPTGIVTVEMSQAFKEKKTISTQSCPQCSAEGHDSNAKFCKFCGSTL; encoded by the coding sequence ATGTCAACCACAGAAAATCAAAACCTTACATTGCGCCGGCGTTTGCACGAAATCATCTTTGAAGCGGACACTCCCTCAGGCAAATGTTTCGATATTGTGTTGATTGCGAGCATCCTTTTAAGCGTGATTGCGGTCATGCTCGATAGCGTTCAGGCCGTTCGAAGTGAATACGGAGATATCCTTTTCCTTCTCGAGTGGGGATTTACTCTTCTTTTTACAATTGAATATTTTTTGCGATTATACTGCGTAGGCCGACCTCGTCTCTATGCCACCAGCTTCTACGGTATCGTGGACATACTTGCGATTCTGCCGACTTATGTCAGTTTGCTTTTGCCCGGCAGTCAGTTCCTATTGGTCATTCGGATCCTGCGAGTACTGCGGATTTTTCGTGTTTTCAAGCTTGTACAATATTTGGGCGAGGTTAATCTCCTCCTGAAAGCGCTCAGAGCAAGCGGCCGCAAGATCGCAGTCTTTTTATTCGCGGTTTTAACGCTGGTGACAATTTTCGGCTCTTTAATGTACATCATCGAGGACGCCGAAAACGGCTTCACCAGTATTCCACGCAGCATGTACTGGGCAATCGTTACCTTAACAACCGTCGGTTACGGTGACATTGCACCCAGAACGGAAATCGGGCAAGCTCTGGCAGCTATTATCATGATCTGCGGATATGCGATGCTCGCAGTGCCAACCGGAATTGTCACCGTGGAAATGTCACAGGCTTTTAAGGAAAAAAAAACAATCTCAACCCAATCCTGTCCGCAATGCAGCGCTGAAGGACACGACAGCAACGCAAAATTCTGTAAATTCTGTGGTTCGACGCTATAA
- a CDS encoding PilZ domain-containing protein, translating to MEERRKFVRVKFLAEVEVVYFDNTYRAELLDLSLKGALIHPKDKIPMGLGNTCHLIISLAAKDLDLEFKAELAHLNGEKLGLKFLTQDIDTMTHLRRLLELNVCDHDRIAKELAFLATA from the coding sequence ATGGAAGAAAGACGCAAATTTGTACGTGTAAAATTTTTAGCGGAAGTTGAAGTCGTCTACTTTGACAATACCTATCGGGCAGAGCTACTCGATCTTTCATTAAAAGGCGCCTTAATCCACCCCAAAGACAAAATTCCCATGGGACTTGGCAATACTTGTCATCTAATAATAAGTCTGGCCGCTAAAGATTTGGACCTTGAGTTTAAAGCTGAATTAGCTCATCTGAACGGTGAGAAGCTTGGCCTTAAATTCCTCACCCAGGATATTGACACCATGACCCACCTGCGCAGACTGCTGGAATTAAATGTTTGCGATCATGACCGAATCGCGAAAGAACTCGCCTTTTTAGCAACTGCTTAG
- a CDS encoding SDR family oxidoreductase: MTNFSNKTVLVTGASGGIGRAIAQEFAEAGASVVVHFNNNERAAQRTLESLKGDTHRLVRADLTNPEELPNLIETVAKGMGKIDVLINNAGIFEVHPILDIDYDEWQEMWQKTVAINLLGPANLSFCVAKHMMQFGGGKIVNIGSRGAFRGEPDAPAYGATKAGLHAMSQSLAKALAAHNIFFFVIAPGFVDTERVAPFLDGPQGDEIRNQSPLGRVARPAEVARTALFLASEGSEFLTGCIVDVNGASYLRS, encoded by the coding sequence ATGACAAACTTCTCAAACAAAACCGTCCTGGTTACCGGCGCTTCCGGCGGCATCGGCCGGGCCATTGCGCAGGAATTTGCAGAGGCCGGGGCCAGTGTCGTTGTCCACTTTAATAACAACGAAAGAGCCGCGCAAAGAACCCTCGAGTCTCTAAAAGGTGACACACACAGGCTTGTCCGGGCTGATCTCACCAACCCGGAGGAGTTGCCTAATTTGATCGAAACTGTGGCCAAGGGCATGGGCAAAATCGATGTGTTGATAAACAATGCCGGAATATTCGAGGTCCACCCTATTCTGGACATTGACTACGACGAGTGGCAGGAGATGTGGCAAAAGACAGTGGCGATCAATTTACTGGGGCCGGCGAATCTCTCTTTTTGTGTCGCCAAACACATGATGCAGTTCGGCGGTGGCAAAATTGTCAATATCGGCTCGCGCGGCGCATTTCGCGGCGAACCGGATGCACCGGCGTACGGCGCAACCAAGGCCGGACTTCATGCCATGAGCCAGTCGCTCGCCAAAGCCCTGGCGGCTCACAATATTTTCTTCTTTGTGATCGCACCGGGTTTTGTCGACACGGAGAGAGTGGCGCCTTTTCTGGATGGCCCGCAGGGAGATGAAATTCGCAATCAAAGTCCGCTTGGCAGAGTAGCAAGACCTGCGGAAGTGGCACGAACTGCACTGTTTCTGGCCTCGGAAGGTTCGGAGTTTTTGACCGGCTGCATTGTGGATGTGAATGGCGCTTCCTATTTGAGGTCTTAG